The Ignavibacteriales bacterium sequence TCCGAATATTGCTACAATTCAAACTTCGGATTACCTTGCTGATCAAGTGTACCTTCTTCCAATCAACACAAATTATGTTGAAAAAGTAATAGATAAAGAGAAACCAGATGGAATCATTTTGGGATTCGGCGGACAGACAGCGCTCAACTGCGGACTTGCGCTTCACCGTGAAGGCATATTAAAAAAATATAAAGTACAAGTTCTCGGTACACAAATCTCAGCCATCGAAAATACTGAGGACCGACAATTATTTTGCAACAAACTTTCTGAGATTGATGTAAAATTTCCCCAAAGTAATGCAGTTAATTCGGTAGAAGATGCTGTTGAATTCGCGAAAAACATTGGATACCCTATTATTATTAGAATTGCATATGCGCTTGGCGGATTGGGATCGGGAGTATGCCGCAATAAAAATGAAGTGAGAAAACTTGCGACAAAAGCACTCTCCTACTCTTCACAAATTTTGGTTGAAGAATATCTTGAAGGATGGAAAGAAATTGAGTATGAAGTAGTACGCGACCGATTCGACAATTGCATTACTGTCTGCAACATGGAAAATATTGATCCGATGGGAATTCACACCGGGGAAAGCATTGTTGTTGCACCAAGCCAGACATTAACAAATAATGAATACCACATGCTGCGTGAAGTTGCAATAAGAACAATTCGTCACCTTGGAATTGTCGGCGAATGCAATATTCAATATGCATTAAATCCTAACTCTCAAGATTACCGGGTTATAGAAGTGAATGCCCGTCTCTCCCGCAGTTCAGCTCTTGCATCGAAAGCAACCGGTTACCCATTAGCGTTCGTAGCAGCTAAACTTGCACTCGGTTATGGACTTCACGAATTACCTAACTCAATAACAAAAACAACAAAAGCATTTTTCGAACCGGCGCTTGATTATATTGTTATAAAAGTACCACGCTGGGATTTGAAAAAATTCCGCCTTGTTAAACGTCAGCTTGGTTCTTCGATGAAGTCAGTCGGCGAAGTGATGGCTATCGGAAGGAATTTTGAAGAAGTAATTCAAAAAGCAATGCGGATGCTCGATATTGGTGTTGAAGGATTAACCGCAAGCAGAATAAAAGTTGAGTTCGACGAACTTGAAGAAGCACTTCGCAATCCAACAGAAGAAAGAATTTTTGCCGTAGTTCAAGCTTTGAAACAAGGCTACTCTGTTGATTGGGTTCATTCATTAACGCATATAAATAAATGGTTTCTCCATAAAATTCAGAACATTGTTAATATTGAAAATCATTTGACTGTTTCAAAGAAAAAAATTTCCAAAGAATTATTACTTGAAGCAAAGCAGCATGGTTTTTCCGACCGCCAAATTGCAAACGTAATTGGAAAAGATGCTCATGATGTTTATCTGTTGAGAGAGAAATACAATATTCATCCGTTCATTCAGCATATAGATACTCTCGCTGCAGAATATCCTGCCAAGACGAATTATGTTTATCTTACTTACAATTGTTCTGCGCATGATTTCGAATTCAATCTGAAGAAAAGCATAATAATTCTCGGCTCCGGTCCTTATAGAATTGGAAGTTCGGTAGAATTTGATTGGTGTTGCGTAATTACTGGAAAAACTTTACGTGAGATGGGCTACAAAACAGTTATGATAAATTGTAATCCCGAAACAGTCAGCACAGATTATGATCAGTTTGATACTTTATTTTTTGAAGAACTAACAACAGAAACAATTTGGGAAATTTACGATGCCCTTAATCCGCGCGGTGTTATTGTTTCAATGGGCGGACAAACCCCTAACAACCTTGCATTAAAACTTCATAACATCGGAATAAAAATTCTTGGAACTTCTCCGGATTCAATTGATAAAGCAGAGAACCGCAGTAAGTTTTCCGCAATGTTAGATGAACTCGGAATTGAACAACCGGAATGGAGTAAACTTAGCAAAATAGATGATGCATTAAAGTTCGCAAATAAAGTTGGTTACCCGGTACTAGTTCGTCCGTCTTACGTGTTAAGCGGTGCGGCAATGGCAATTGCAACAGATGATATCGAACTAACTCGTTTTCTGCAAAAAGCAGTTGATGTTTCTCCTGAACATCCGGTCGTAATTTCAAAATTTTTAGTTAATGCAAAAGAATTAGAATTTGATGCTGTCGCGCAAAACGGTGAGATTGTTTGTTCGGCAATTTCAGAACATGTTGAAAATGCCGGAGTGCATTCTGGTGACGCCACATTAGTCCTCCCTGCACAACGAACTTATCTGGAAACAATGAGGCAGATAAAACAAATCTCCGCGGATATCGCAAGATCGCTTAAAATTAACGGACCATTCAATATTCAGTATATAGCAAAAGATAATCGTGTAAAAGTAATTGAATGTAATTTGCGTGCATCCCGAAGTTTTCCGTTTGTTTCAAAAACACTAAAGAAAAATTTTATCGAAATTGCTTCAAAAGTAATCATCGGGAAAAAAGTTGAGAAATGGGAATATTTTACATTTACCTACGATTACGTTGGAGTCAAAGCACCGGAGTTCTCCTTTACCCGTCTTGAAGGTGCCGATCCAACGACAGGCGTTGAAATGGCATCAACAGGCGAAGTTGCCTGTTTAGGTCGCGATTTTGATGAAGCATTCTTAAAAGCTCTTACTTCCGTAGGCTACCGCTTTCCAATCCGGGCTATTTTAGTCTCTTCGGGTACAATTGAATCTAAATCTGAATTACTAGAACCAACTCGTCAGCTTGTGAAACTAGGAATTAAATTTTATGCTACCCCTGGCACCGCGAAGTTTATGAAAACAAACAAAATTGAGGCTGAAGAAGTAGAATGGCCCTCCGGCGGGAAGAGTCCAAATGCAGTTGATCTTATTAAATCCAATAAGATTGATCTTGTTATCAATATTCCCAAAAATTTTCAGCAGGATGAATTAACAAATGATTATTTGGTTAGGAGAACTGCCGTTGATTATAAGATTCCCCTTATTACGAACCGCCAACTGGCAATGAGACTTGCCGAAGCGATCATCAATAAGGATCCCCTTAACCTGGAAGTAAAGAGCTGGGGCGAGTATTGAAAAGCTAATCTAACCGTTTCATCTGGACACAATTATTCTTATTTTATTGTAAGAATATAAACTTAAAGCAGGTTCATTTTGAAAGAAAGTAAATCGAAACCGG is a genomic window containing:
- the carB gene encoding carbamoyl-phosphate synthase (glutamine-hydrolyzing) large subunit, encoding MKNKIKRVLIIGSSALKIGEAGEFDYSGSQAIKALKEEGIYTILINPNIATIQTSDYLADQVYLLPINTNYVEKVIDKEKPDGIILGFGGQTALNCGLALHREGILKKYKVQVLGTQISAIENTEDRQLFCNKLSEIDVKFPQSNAVNSVEDAVEFAKNIGYPIIIRIAYALGGLGSGVCRNKNEVRKLATKALSYSSQILVEEYLEGWKEIEYEVVRDRFDNCITVCNMENIDPMGIHTGESIVVAPSQTLTNNEYHMLREVAIRTIRHLGIVGECNIQYALNPNSQDYRVIEVNARLSRSSALASKATGYPLAFVAAKLALGYGLHELPNSITKTTKAFFEPALDYIVIKVPRWDLKKFRLVKRQLGSSMKSVGEVMAIGRNFEEVIQKAMRMLDIGVEGLTASRIKVEFDELEEALRNPTEERIFAVVQALKQGYSVDWVHSLTHINKWFLHKIQNIVNIENHLTVSKKKISKELLLEAKQHGFSDRQIANVIGKDAHDVYLLREKYNIHPFIQHIDTLAAEYPAKTNYVYLTYNCSAHDFEFNLKKSIIILGSGPYRIGSSVEFDWCCVITGKTLREMGYKTVMINCNPETVSTDYDQFDTLFFEELTTETIWEIYDALNPRGVIVSMGGQTPNNLALKLHNIGIKILGTSPDSIDKAENRSKFSAMLDELGIEQPEWSKLSKIDDALKFANKVGYPVLVRPSYVLSGAAMAIATDDIELTRFLQKAVDVSPEHPVVISKFLVNAKELEFDAVAQNGEIVCSAISEHVENAGVHSGDATLVLPAQRTYLETMRQIKQISADIARSLKINGPFNIQYIAKDNRVKVIECNLRASRSFPFVSKTLKKNFIEIASKVIIGKKVEKWEYFTFTYDYVGVKAPEFSFTRLEGADPTTGVEMASTGEVACLGRDFDEAFLKALTSVGYRFPIRAILVSSGTIESKSELLEPTRQLVKLGIKFYATPGTAKFMKTNKIEAEEVEWPSGGKSPNAVDLIKSNKIDLVINIPKNFQQDELTNDYLVRRTAVDYKIPLITNRQLAMRLAEAIINKDPLNLEVKSWGEY